The nucleotide window TGTCGTCGTTGGGCGTGAACACGTTCGGAAATTCTAACAAAACACAATTGTCTTTACAAACACGATTGCTGCGCACGCTTTCGTTGCCGAACTGGTCTAAGGCCGTTACCTCATAGCAACCCGCCAACGACGTGAGGTTTTGATGCGTCCAAGAGGTGTTAGTCGTGGTGGCCAAATACGTTGGATTTTGGTCTTCGGTTGCCGTAAAATAAATGTTATAACGCACTACATCTGTATCGCAAGGCGCGACTAAATTTGGTTTCCACGTTAATATATTATAGTTGTTGGGTAAAAATGGTGTTTGGCAATCGGTCGGGCAAATCAGCGAGTCGATGGTCAAAAAGGGTGCACACGGCGCAACCGTATCGCGCGGCATAGCCGAAACTTCGTAAGAATCATTATAAAGTGTTTGGCTAATTTTGGGGTTTTGGTACGCGCCGCGTGTCTGTATTTTGTAGAAATACGTTTGTGAGGCCTGCAACGGAATGCCCAAATATGTGCCATTGTCTGTATAAGAAACCGTAGTGCTATTGGCCAATACACTATCTATTACCTCAAAAACATTATTTACTTGTCTGTAAACCAAGTGATATTTCTCCGTGTTACTCCAAGAAGTATTCGTAGTCCAACTCAAATTTACGCTAGATACACTACCTGTGGCAGTGAGTTGTATGCTCGCCGCCGCGTCGGAGGTGTCTAACAGTGTTGCACTATTTCCATAATAAAATCCCACTTTATAGCGGTATTCTTTTTGGCGTGTATCTACTTGGTCTATGAAGGTAGTGTCATCAATGGAATTAGCCTGATGCACTTGCGTGTAATTTGTACCGTTTAGGCCGTCGGCTCTGAATACGCGGTATTGGTAAGGCGCAGGATAAAGGGTTTTATCAAATTCTAATGGCCGTATCCAGCGCACAAGCATTTGGCCGTTTTGGGCAGTGGTTTGCACGGAAGCGTTTGTCATTACGGGTACATCAAGTAGGAGAGAGGCACACACTTCGTTTGAGGCGTAGCTTTCGCCACCCGCAGGCGCAGGGAATGCGGCCACTAATCTGTAACAATACGTTAGGCCGCGTTTGAGGCCAAGCCCTCCATTATTGTCTGTAAAAGAAGTAGTTGTGCTGCTTACTTCTCCTATTTTTACAAAACCAGACGAGGCGGGCAAACCAATGTTACAATTGCCTTCCACAAAATCCGAGCTATCTACTTTTCTGTAAATGGCAATGGTAGAAGCATTTGGGCAAATATAGTTTTGCCAATTAAGAATAATGGATTTGTTGGGTTGTGGCGTGGCACTGGTCAGTTGTGGAGCAGGTGCAACCACCGTAATTCGCCAAATTTCGGTAGTGGCCAATACAGGCGCGAAAACAGGAATATCTTCTGCTTTAAACGTAACATCGTAAGGCTGTTCGCGCACGTCAGCGCAAGAAGTTGTCCAGCTAAATTGCGCAAACGATGGATTGCCGATAGGATTGGGAGGCGTAAAAACGGCAGCTTGTTGCGGAGCTACCAACGAATAAACGCCGCCATAAGACGTGATTTTTACTTTGTCTGCAAGATTGGTATCTAAGCCGATAATGGTTTTGTTCAGGATTGTGCCAGCCGCAATGCAAGTGTCTTTTGGTATAATGAGTTTGGGACGATAGTTGCGCGTGTCGCGTACAATTATCTGAATATCACGTACCACATAGCCGATGGCGCGGCCACGTCTCCATTCCGTAATGCGTATGGCCGTGTTAAAATAACCGACAAGTTGCGGCGCGTCCCAAGTCAAAACGCCCGTTATAGGGTTGATGGTGTTCGTGGCTGCGGCGGTTTGTGCTTCGTTTTGGCCGCCAGCACGCACGGCAGGATTTTGATAATTGTCCACCGTAACGCCTGTTTGGGTGCTTGGATTGTAGTCTTTCATCGAAGGAATATTTTCATAAGAAAGACTATCCCCGTCGGGGTCGTAGGCGGCAGGTGTATGAAAATATTTTTGTCCGATACCTGCCAAATCAATAGCAGGGTTGGTGAGAACTGGCGTGTTATTGATGCCCAAAAATGGGTCTATAATAATACGCGTTTCAACATAAAACTGCGTACTGGACGAATTGGCCATATTCTTTACGTCCACATTGCGATTTTCACCGATATAGTAAATCAAATAAGAACCTGTGGCGGGATACGTGTGAGTGTATTCATAAATACTCATCCAAGTTCCTTTGCCAAGAATCGGCGTGCGTGGGCCTGTACGTGCTTTCATTTCTGATGTGCCATCTCCGTAATAAAGGCGATTTTCGGGGTCGTCGATGGGCGAAAGACTATCAGTATAGACAGTGAGTGTCATTTTGTAGGTGAGCGTGGTGGTAGAGATGCGCTTAACCGTGATTTCACCTGCTCTAATGTGGGTTGCAGCCGCTTTGTGGGAAAAGCTCCCCAACAATAATAATGTAGCAATAATGTAAGAATATAATTTTAGTATTTTATACATATTTATATCAGAATTAGATTTCCTCTCTGCCCAAAAAGCAACGTAATTATATTATTTTTTGTTGCATCAAAAACACTTTTTTATTCATATCCCCAAAAATATTGTGATTGGTGGTATAATATTGGGTTAATGTGGCCTTATTGCTGGTTAAAGAAGAGATGAATGTCATACATTTGTATTATTACGTATAAATTTACCAACCAATTTGACCATAATCTGTGCAAATTGGTTAGTAAATTGCCCAAATCTTACGTTTTAGTGTTTTAATATACAAAAGTATAAATAGTTTATATTCAGCTATATAACAAAAAAATACCCTCTTAGCCATTGTTAAACATAAAATAAACTGTTTAATAATAAAAAGTATAAAAAAGGTCTTGATTTAGGTTTGATTTTTTATTTAACTAAAATATTTTATAAAAAAAGCAATAAAATTACACGTTATTTTTTTATAGAAAAATGATAAAGAGCAAGCCTAAAGTCTTAAATACTAACATGGTATGTTAATGCCTGATTTTATGCTTACAGGTATTGGGCAAATACTATAATTTTAAATAAATGTTTTCGCAAGAAAAATAGACACTTGTAATTGCTAAATCATACACTTTATCTTTACTAAAATCCAGCTTTAACACAATAATATTTCAATGAAGATGAAAACTACAATAATCAGATTATCGTTTTTTAGTGTAATATATTTGGCCAGTTTTGTTGGCGCGATAGCGCAACAAACCGATTATAAGTATCATTCTATTTTTATTTATAATTTTACCAAATATTTGCAATGGCCAGCAGCTAACTCTTCTGGTGATTTTGTAATTGGTATAGTTGGCAACTCGCCTATTGTTTCTGAACTGGAGAAAATGGCGAGTAGTAAGACGGTGGGCAGCCGCAAAATCGTGGTGAAGCGTTTTGCGGGTGCGGACGAAATCGCACCGTGTCAGATGCTTTTTGTACCTCATAACCAAAACAGATATTTGGCCGAAATTACAGCAAAGGCGCGTAAGAGTAGTATTTTGGTTATTACCGAGTCGCCAGGTTTAGCGCACAAGGGAAGTAATATAAATTTCGTGATAAAAGAAAATAAATGGCGTTTTGAGTTGAATAAAAAAGCAACTGATGAGGCGAATATTAAAGTATCACAAGAGTTGTTAAGTCTCTCAATACCAGTAGAATAACTTCTTGTCGCTTTTAATAAAAAACGCGAACATTATTTTCGCGTTTTTATTTTTTCGGTGATAAGAATTGCTTATTGCTTGTTTTTTTGCAAATTCGCATTTGGAGCATATTTTCCTTATGTTTCGAACTGTAACCCTAAATGTAGAATTATTTTATTCGTAAAAACGGAACGAAAGTTGCCACCTCTTAAGCAATGAAATCAGGTATCAGGTATAAAATTTTTATTGGCTTTTTTACGCTTATCGCCATTTTCGTATTTAATGCAGCACTGAGCGTTTACACGCTGCGCGAGAGTGAGAACATCATTAAGAGAAACTCTGAAATTATTGACCCTTCGTTGGAAGGCATCAAGGAGTTTGAAAAACTAGTGATTCGCTCAAAAATGTACACCACTAACTGGGTGTATTTACGTGAAAATGAGGAAGATAAGCAGTCTTTGAAGCAGTTGCATAACGTAGAATATCCTACGCTCAAAGAAAAGATAAAAGCCTTGATGCCTTATTGGGAAGACCGCCGTCAGACGGTGCGAATGGATTCTATTTTCCAAAAATTCGAAAAACTTTTGATTTTGGAGAAAGAAATCATGCAAACGCTTGTATCCTTTGATGATTACGAAGATCCCATTAAAAAATTTACCGCTACAGGAACTATTGAAACCCAATTGATTCCTGCATCGTCAGTTGTATTGAAGGAGCTTTCGGTGCTATCTGATGCCAAACGTAAAGAAGTTGCTGCTTCTAAAGAGAAATTATTAGATTCTTTTGACGTGTTGCGTTGGATAATTATAGGTCTAGGTATTGCCCTTTCGGTGATTGGCGTAGTAAGAGCAACCCTTACGGCAAACTCTATTACACGCCCACTCAAATATATACAAGGTATTATCTTGCGTTTGGGTGTGGGTGAACTGCCAGAAGAAAGCAATCGCACTTTCAATAACGACGAAATCGGCGAAATGGCCAAAGCCGTAGAACAATTGGTGGCGGGCTTGCGTGCGACTTCTAATTTTGCTGAAAATATTGGTAATGGCAATCTAAAAGCCTCATTTACACCGCTTAGTGACGCAGATGTTTTGGGTAACTCGCTTTTGGAAATGCGTTCTAACCTCCAAAAAGTAGCCGAAGACGATAAAAAACGTAACTGGGCTACAGAAGGCGTAGCGAAATTCTCGGAAATTCTGCGCCAAAACAACGATAACATCAATAAACTTTCTGATGAAATCGTAGCCAATTTGGTGAAATATCTTGGTGCAAATCAAGGTGGCCTTTATATCGTAAACGAAGACGATACCAACGACGAACCATATTTGTATTTGGCGGGCTGCTATGCTTGGGACAAAAAAAAATATATTGACCAAAAAATTGCTTACGGCGAAGGTCTGACAGGGCAATCTTGGCAAGAAAAAGATACGCTATTCATTACGGACGTTCCGCAAGATTATATTTCTATTACTTCTGGCTTGGGCGATGCTAATCCGACAAGTATCATTATCGTGCCGCTCAAAATAAATGAGCAAGTGTACGGGGTGGTAGAAATGGCTTCGTTTAATGTTTTCCAAGATTTTGAAATTGAATTTGTGGAAAAAATCGGCGAAAGCATTGCTTCTACGCTTTCGACGGCCAAAGTAAACGAACGTACAACCCGTTTGCTAGAAGAGTCGCAAATGATGACCGAGCAAATGAAGGCGCAAGAAGAAGAAATGCGTCAGAACATGGAAGAGCTTCAGGCTACACAAGAAGAAATGGAGCGTGCGCAGTTGAGTATTTCTCGCAAAGAGAAACTATTCGATTCTACGATGGTGGTATTGGAGCTTGATAATTCATTTAGCATTACATCTGCCAACGAAATGGCCGATATAATGCTGGGTTATCGTTCGCGCGATCTGACAGGTTCTGCTCTTAAAGAGTTGATTTCTGACGAAACGTCTTTGTCTCAATTAAAATCCTCCCTTATGCTCGGCCAAGTTTGGCAAGGAACAACAGCTATTCGCAGCAGCAAAGGTGGTATTGTGAAAGTGAAATTAGTAGCAGGTTCGACTACTGACGAGTTTGAAAGCGAACACAGTTATTTGGTAATTATGCTTCGCTTAGATTCATAATCAAACATTGGAAGCCAATAAATAATAAAGCGGGGCGCAAAATCAATTTGATTTTGCGCCCCGCTCATATTTTGTATAGATAGCTATAGCTTTTGACGTTATTATTACACCGTTGCTTTTACTTTTTGTTTTTTAGCTGAAAGTTCGGCCATTTCGCGCGCGGCTTCGGCGATGCCTTCTGGGTCAAAGCCACATTCGCGATGTAGTTCGATTTGCTCGCCATGCTCTACGATGCGGTCAGGAATACCCAAACGTTTGAGGCGTGCATTATAGCCATTGTCAGCCATAAATTCGAGTACGGCACTACCAAAACCACCTTGTACGCAGCCATCTTCCACCGTAATCACGCTGTCGAACTGCGTAAAGATTTCGTGCAAAAGTGCTTCGTCTAATGGCTTCACGAAACGCATATCGTAATGCGCTGGATTTAGGCCATCTTTTGCCAAAAGTTCGCAAGCCTGCAGCACATAGTTCCCGATGTGGCCAATGGTCAGAATTGCAACTTTTTCGCCGTCTTTTACCTTACGACCTTGCCCGATTTGTAGGGCTTTCATTGGGCGTTTCCAGTCGGGCATTACGCCTTCGCCACGTGGGTAACGAATCGTAAAAGGCCCCTCGTATTGCGTAGCTGTAAACATCAGGTTGCGCAATTCCTCTTCGTTCATTGGCGAAGCGATAACCATGTTTGGGATACAACGCATATACGCCACATCGTAAGCACCGTGATGCGTAGGGCCATCAGCACCCGCAAAACCTGCGCGGTCGAGGCAGAAAATAACTTGCAAATTCTGCAAACAAACATCGTGAATTACTTGATCGTAAGCACGTTGCATGAACGAAGAATAAATGTTACAGAACGGAATCATGCCTTGTGTGGCCAAGCCTGCCGAGAAGGTTACGGCGTGTTGTTCGGCAATACCCACATCAAATGCGCGGTCTGGCATGGCGTTCATCATAATATTAAGCGAACAGCCCGATGGCATGGCAGGCGTTACGCCCATGATTTTACTGTTTTGTTCGGCAAGCTCTACGATAGTGTGGCCAAAAACGTCTTGATATTTAGGCGGTTGTGGTTTATCGTAATGCTTTTTGCGAATCTCTCCCGTGATTTTATCAAACTTGCCTGGTGCGTGCCATTTGGTTTGGTCTTTTTCTGCCAACGCATAACCTTTTCCTTTTACGGTAAGGCAATGCAAAATTTTAGGGCCAGGAATGTCTTTCAAATCATTGAGTACATTAACCAAATGATTGAT belongs to Flexibacter flexilis DSM 6793 and includes:
- a CDS encoding T9SS type B sorting domain-containing protein — encoded protein: MYKILKLYSYIIATLLLLGSFSHKAAATHIRAGEITVKRISTTTLTYKMTLTVYTDSLSPIDDPENRLYYGDGTSEMKARTGPRTPILGKGTWMSIYEYTHTYPATGSYLIYYIGENRNVDVKNMANSSSTQFYVETRIIIDPFLGINNTPVLTNPAIDLAGIGQKYFHTPAAYDPDGDSLSYENIPSMKDYNPSTQTGVTVDNYQNPAVRAGGQNEAQTAAATNTINPITGVLTWDAPQLVGYFNTAIRITEWRRGRAIGYVVRDIQIIVRDTRNYRPKLIIPKDTCIAAGTILNKTIIGLDTNLADKVKITSYGGVYSLVAPQQAAVFTPPNPIGNPSFAQFSWTTSCADVREQPYDVTFKAEDIPVFAPVLATTEIWRITVVAPAPQLTSATPQPNKSIILNWQNYICPNASTIAIYRKVDSSDFVEGNCNIGLPASSGFVKIGEVSSTTTSFTDNNGGLGLKRGLTYCYRLVAAFPAPAGGESYASNEVCASLLLDVPVMTNASVQTTAQNGQMLVRWIRPLEFDKTLYPAPYQYRVFRADGLNGTNYTQVHQANSIDDTTFIDQVDTRQKEYRYKVGFYYGNSATLLDTSDAAASIQLTATGSVSSVNLSWTTNTSWSNTEKYHLVYRQVNNVFEVIDSVLANSTTVSYTDNGTYLGIPLQASQTYFYKIQTRGAYQNPKISQTLYNDSYEVSAMPRDTVAPCAPFLTIDSLICPTDCQTPFLPNNYNILTWKPNLVAPCDTDVVRYNIYFTATEDQNPTYLATTTNTSWTHQNLTSLAGCYEVTALDQFGNESVRSNRVCKDNCVLLEFPNVFTPNDDNKNQTFRPICITPQYIKSITFRVYNRWGKKLYETSDREKIQWDGNITGNQRQATTGTYFYSAEVEFFRLNPRNAKRTYRGWLDLLK
- a CDS encoding YfiR family protein — its product is MKTTIIRLSFFSVIYLASFVGAIAQQTDYKYHSIFIYNFTKYLQWPAANSSGDFVIGIVGNSPIVSELEKMASSKTVGSRKIVVKRFAGADEIAPCQMLFVPHNQNRYLAEITAKARKSSILVITESPGLAHKGSNINFVIKENKWRFELNKKATDEANIKVSQELLSLSIPVE
- a CDS encoding GAF domain-containing protein, giving the protein MKSGIRYKIFIGFFTLIAIFVFNAALSVYTLRESENIIKRNSEIIDPSLEGIKEFEKLVIRSKMYTTNWVYLRENEEDKQSLKQLHNVEYPTLKEKIKALMPYWEDRRQTVRMDSIFQKFEKLLILEKEIMQTLVSFDDYEDPIKKFTATGTIETQLIPASSVVLKELSVLSDAKRKEVAASKEKLLDSFDVLRWIIIGLGIALSVIGVVRATLTANSITRPLKYIQGIILRLGVGELPEESNRTFNNDEIGEMAKAVEQLVAGLRATSNFAENIGNGNLKASFTPLSDADVLGNSLLEMRSNLQKVAEDDKKRNWATEGVAKFSEILRQNNDNINKLSDEIVANLVKYLGANQGGLYIVNEDDTNDEPYLYLAGCYAWDKKKYIDQKIAYGEGLTGQSWQEKDTLFITDVPQDYISITSGLGDANPTSIIIVPLKINEQVYGVVEMASFNVFQDFEIEFVEKIGESIASTLSTAKVNERTTRLLEESQMMTEQMKAQEEEMRQNMEELQATQEEMERAQLSISRKEKLFDSTMVVLELDNSFSITSANEMADIMLGYRSRDLTGSALKELISDETSLSQLKSSLMLGQVWQGTTAIRSSKGGIVKVKLVAGSTTDEFESEHSYLVIMLRLDS
- the dxs gene encoding 1-deoxy-D-xylulose-5-phosphate synthase, yielding MLIKPGELLANINSPADLRQLDKSQLLQVSDELRQFIIDNVSVYGGHFGASLGVVELSVALHYVFNTPDDQLIWDVGHQAYGHKILTGRRDQFHTNRLYNGISGFPKRKESVYDTFGVGHSSTSISAALGMAVASKYKNESERQHIAVIGDGAMTGGMAFEAMNHAGVSGSNLLIILNDNCMSIDPNVGALKDYLTDITTSHTYNKMRDEVWNILGKISRFGPNAQDIASKIESGLKASLLKQSNLFESLKLRYFGPVDGHDINHLVNVLNDLKDIPGPKILHCLTVKGKGYALAEKDQTKWHAPGKFDKITGEIRKKHYDKPQPPKYQDVFGHTIVELAEQNSKIMGVTPAMPSGCSLNIMMNAMPDRAFDVGIAEQHAVTFSAGLATQGMIPFCNIYSSFMQRAYDQVIHDVCLQNLQVIFCLDRAGFAGADGPTHHGAYDVAYMRCIPNMVIASPMNEEELRNLMFTATQYEGPFTIRYPRGEGVMPDWKRPMKALQIGQGRKVKDGEKVAILTIGHIGNYVLQACELLAKDGLNPAHYDMRFVKPLDEALLHEIFTQFDSVITVEDGCVQGGFGSAVLEFMADNGYNARLKRLGIPDRIVEHGEQIELHRECGFDPEGIAEAAREMAELSAKKQKVKATV